In one Colletotrichum destructivum chromosome 2, complete sequence genomic region, the following are encoded:
- a CDS encoding Putative hem peroxidase, with product MASSTRQFARAALRSSTRTSFAVAPRLAFRQQGRRFYSSEPAKSGSSTWLWLSGLAVAGAGGAYLYTKEGGVSAGSTPKVVNPTKADYEKVYKVIADRLEENDQYDDGSYGPVLVRLAWHASGTFDKETGTGGSNGATMRFAPESDHGANAGLKAARDFLEPVKQQFPWITYSDLWILGGVAAIQEMQGPIIPYRPGRKDGEAAACTPDGRLPDATKREKHLRDIFYRMGFNDQEIVALSGAHALGRCHTDRSGFDGPWTFSPTVLTNDYYKLLLNEKWQWKKWDGPAQYEDKSTKSLMMLPADYALIQDKTFKKYVEQYAKDNEAFFKDFSNVIVKLFELGVPFSQGAEERWTFKPTWQD from the exons ATGGCCTCTTCCACGAGACAGTTCGCCCGCGCGGCGCTGAGATCCTCTACCCGCacctccttcgccgtcgccccccGCCTGGCCTTCCGCCAGCAGGGCCGTCGCTTCTACTCCTCTGAGCCTGCCAAGTCCGGCAGCTCGACTTGGCTCTGGCTCTCCGGCCTGGCCGttgctggcgccggcggtgccTACCTCTACACCAAGGAGGGCGGTGTTTCCGCCGGCTCGACTCCCAAGGTCGTCAACCCCACAAAGGCCGACTACGAGAAGGTGTACAAGGTCATTGCCGATCGCCTTGAGGAGAACGACCAGTATGACGACGGCAGCTACGGCCCCGTCCTTGTCCGTCTCGCATGGCACGCCAGCGGTACCTTTGACAAGGAGACCGGCACTGGTGGCAGCAACGGCGCCACCATGCGTTTCGCTCCCGAGTCTGACCACGGTGCCAACGCCGGTCTGAAGGCTGCCCGTGACTTCCTTGAGCCCGTTAAGC AGCAATTCCCCTGGATCACCTACTCTGACCTCTggatcctcggcggcgtcgccgccatccaggagATGCAGGGTCCCATTATTCCCTACCGCCCCGGCCGCAAAGACGGCGAGGCTGCCGCCTGCACCCCCGACGGCCGTCTCCCCGACGCCACGAAGCGCGAGAAGCACCTCCGCGATATCTTCTACCGCATGGGCTTCAACGACCAGGAAATCGTCGCCCTGTCCGGCGCCCACGCTCTTGGCCGTTGCCACACTGACCGCTCCGGTTTCGACGGCCCCTGGACCTTCTCCCCTACCGTCCTGACCAACGACTACTACAAGCTTCTCCTCAACGAGAAGTGGCAGTGGAAGAAGTGGGATGGTCCCGCTCAG TACGAGGACAAGAGCACCAAGTCCCTGATGATGCTCCCCGCCGACTACGCCCTGATCCAGGACAAGACCTTCAAGAAGTATGTCGAGCAGTACGCCAAGGACAACGAGGCCTTCTTCAAGGACTTCTCCAACGTCATCGTCAAGCTGTTTGAGCTCGGCGTGCCCTTCTcccagggcgccgaggagcgcTGGACCTTCAAGCCCACTTGGCAGGACTAA
- a CDS encoding Putative chitin synthase, nucleotide-diphospho-sugar transferase, producing the protein MSLPDRPGASSPLDNRNAYRNSPSRRTRPGDVDADGYYPVGGRPQHQQNQPLSPTFDAPAAGPSTADEPFQRKRSLIRPERRRIDKDHPNYYYRQHAANMNVLPSATGNDPIVEDMEGTTDVSGRSQTNDNYSDASPPRATNSRQNSGEEKKGPTRTKTKRLSRHKSGKLTKEGKRKQQVEQIRPPSFWNVYCAIITFWMPNFMLKCCGMASKAQQRAWREKMGLVSIILFIMGFVGFITFGFTQAVCGTPPLRLQVNDVSEGYMIFHGTAYDLSGSRHPPADGVPMINRTHGANVLYDLPEKNGGKDGSFLFQNVNGRCKNLITLADNSDVPTNSNGDLAWYFPCTVFNQDGSSKPNLTIPYYLGWACHTTRKSRDTFYLDLSGAADVYFSWNDIKNSSRNLIVYSGTVLDLDMLNWFNTSQVKVPDRFNELKDKNSAVNRAIRGRDVTRAFQGSADKQIAECFEEIIKVGSVDTDTVGCIASKVVLYCSLVLILAVVLTRFFLAVFFQWFISRTYAAAKTSQSGDKRKRNRQIEDWSEDIYRAPPRLPGDIGSSVNGSSDRTSKRQSSFLPTTSRFSTVYGAGAATQAGGKRMPTTMASSGAGSNMLHPNAMYRQGNDSRTSFLRSDPYTSNVSPTEGPGPAGFIHEAVVPQPPADWMPFGFPLAHTMCLVTGYSEGELGIRTTLDSIAMTDYPNSHKVIVIICDGIIKGKGETMSTPDYCLSMMKDHTIPPDEVEPFSYVAVASGSKRHNMAKVYSGFYDYGAKSAIPLEKQQRVPVLLVVKCGTPDEATKSKPGNRGKRDSQIILMSFLQKVMFDERMTELEYEMFNGLWKVTGISPDFYEIVLMVDADTKVFPDSLTHMVSAMVKDPEIMGLCGETKIANKRDSWVTAIQVFEYFISHHLAKSFESVFGGVTCLPGCFCMYRIKAPKGAQDYWVPILANPDIVEHYSENVVDTLHKKNLLLLGEDRYLTTLMLRTFPKRKQVFVPQAVCKTTVPDSFGVLLSQRRRWINSTIHNLMELVLVRDLCGTFCFSMQFVVFIELMGTLVLPAAIAFTFYVVIVSIVNQPPQIIPLILLGLILGLPAVLIVLTAHSWTYVLWMLIYLVSLPIWNFVLPTYAFWKFDDFSWGDTRKTAGEKTKKAGLEYEGEFDSSKITMKRWAEFERERRTRTNYWGSKENVVGGGNTWTMPPSHQYNDEYYSDA; encoded by the exons ATGTCTCTCCCCGACAGGCCCGGAGCGAGCTCTCCTTTGGACAACAGAAATGCGTACAGAAACTCCCCTTCGCGAAGGACCCGTCCTGGagatgtcgacgccgacggttACTATCCCGTAGGAGGGCGACCTCAACATCAAC AGAACCAACCTCTATCCCCGACTTTCGATGCTCCCGCTGCAGGACCCTcgaccgccgacgagccctttcagaggaagagaagccTAATCCGACCCGAGCGACGCAGAATCGACAAGGACCACCCCAACTACTACTATCGCCAACATGCTGCCAACATGAACGTTCTGCCCTCGGCCACTGGAAACGACCCGATAGTCGAGGACATGGAGGGCACCACGGATGTGTCAGGACGCTCGCAGACGAACGATAACTACTCGGATGCCTCGCCACCGAGAGCAACAAACAGCAGGCAAAACAGcggagaggaaaagaagggcCCGACTCGAACCAAGACGAAGCGCTTGAGCCGCCACAAGTCCGGTAAGCTCACTAAGGAGGGCAAGCGAAAGCAACAGGTCGAGCAGATTCGTCCCCCGAGTTTCTGGAATGTCTACTGCGCAATCATCACATTCTGGATGCCAAACTTCATGCTCAAGTGCTGCGGCATGGCATCCAAGGCCCAACAACGAGCTTGGAGGGAAAAGATGGGCCTGGTTAGCATCATCCTGTTCATCATGGGCTTCGTTGGTTTCATCACATTTGGGTTTACTCAAGCGGTTTGCGGAACGCCTCCGCTCCGTCTCCAGGTCAACGATGTGTCTGAAGGATACATGATTTTCCATGGAACCGCCTACGACCTGTCGGGTTCTCGCCACCCTCCGGCCGACGGTGTGCCCATGATCAACAGGACTCATGGCGCGAACGTCTTGTACGACTTACCTGAGAAGAACGGTGGAAAGGACGGCAGTTTCTTGTTCCAAAACGTCAATGGTCGATGCAAGAACCTTATCACGCTCGCCGACAATTCGGATGTGCCAACGAACAGCAATGGCGATCTGGCCTGGTACTTCCCTTGCACCGTCTTCAACCAGGACGGCTCGTCGAAACCCAACCTGACCATCCCCTACTACCTTGGATGGGCCTGCCATACCACGCGTAAGAGCCGCGACACGTTTTATCTTGACCTGAGCGGCGCCGCAGATGTCTACTTTTCTTGGAATGACATCAAGAACAGCTCCCGCAACCTCATCGTCTACTCGGGAACTGTTTTGGACCTCGACATGCTCAACTGGTTTAATACGAGCCAAGTGAAGGTACCCGATCGCTTCAACgagctcaaggacaagaaTTCGGCCGTCAACCGTGCCATCCGTGGACGCGACGTCACCAGAGCCTTTCAAGGCTCGGCGGATAAGCAGATAGCCGAGTGCTTTGAGGAGATCATCAAGGTCGGATCCGTCGATACTGATACTGTCGGCTGTATTGCCTCCAAGGTCGTTCTCTACTGCTCTCTCGTCCTCATTTTGGCCGTTGTGTTGACGAGGTTCTTCCttgccgtcttcttccaatGGTTCATCAGCCGGACATACGCTGCCGCCAAAACGTCACAGAGCGGAGACAAGCGCAAGCGCAATCGTCAAATCGAGGACTGGTCCGAGGACATCTACCGGGCACCCCCCAGACTCCCTGGTGATATTGGAAGCAGTGTTAATGGCTCTTCTGACCGCACCAGTAAGCGTCAAAGCTCCTTCCTGCCCACGACTTCACGCTTCTCTACCGTTTATGGAGCGGGCGCAGCGACACAGGCCGGTGGGAAGCGGATGCCTACCACGATGGCAAGCTCGGGTGCTGGCAGCAACATGCTGCATCCCAATGCCATGTACCGCCAGGGCAACGACAGCCGGACCAGTTTCCTCCGCTCAGATCCCTACACCAGTAATGTCAGCCCGACCGAAGGTCCTGGGCCGGCCGGTTTCATTCATGAGGCCGTCGTCCCTCAACCGCCTGCCGATTGGATGCCGTTTGGATTCCCGCTTGCTCACACAATGTGTCTGGTTACCGGTTACTCTGAAGGTGAACTTGGTATCCGGACGACGCTCGACTCCATCGCCATGACCGACTACCCCAACAGCCACAAGGTCATTGTCATTATTTGCGACGGTATCATCAAGGGCAAGGGTGAAACGATGTCCACCCCAGACTACTgcttgtcgatgatgaaggaCCATACAATCCCCCCCGATGAGGTTGAGCCGTTCTCCTACGTGGCAGTTGCCAGCGGTTCCAAGAGACACAACATGGCCAAGGTCTACTCTGGTTTCTATGACTACGGCGCCAAATCGGCCATTCCGCTTGAGAAGCAGCAAAGGGTTCCTGTTCTTCTTGTGGTCAAGTGTGGCACGCCGGACGAGGCGACAAAGTCGAAGCCGGGTAACCGTGGCAAGCGTGACAGCCAGATCATTCTCATGTCTTTCCTTCAAAAGGTCATGTTCGACGAGCGTATGACGGAGCTCGAGTATGAGATGTTCAACGGTCTTTGGAAGGTCACTGGCATATCGCCCGACTTCTACGAAATCGTTCTCATGGTCGACGCCGATACCAAAGTCTTCCCCGATAGTCTGACGCACATGGTGTCGGCCATGGTCAAGGACCCCGAGATCATGGGTCTTTGTGGCGAGACCAAGATTGCCAACAAGCGCGACAGCTGGGTTACTGCCATCCAGGTCTTCGAATATTTCATCTCTCACCACTTGGCCAAGTCCTTCGAGTCCGTCTTTGGCGGTGTCACGTGTTTGCCCGGTTGTTTCTGCATGTACCGTATCAAGGCGCCCAAGGGAGCCCAGGACTACTGGGTTCCCATCTTGGCCAACCCTGATATCGTCGAGCACTACTCCGAGAACGTCGTTGATACCTTGCACAAGAAGAATCTTTTGTTGCTCGGTGAGGACCGATACCTGACAACTCTCATGCTTCGCACCTTCCCTAAGCGCAAGCAAGTTTTTGTACCACAGGCTGTCTGCAAAACCACCGTGCCCGACTCCTTTGGTGTTCTGCTTTCGCAGCGTCGCCGCTGGATCAACTCGACTATCCACAACCTGATGGAGCTGGTGCTGGTCCGTGATCTCTGCGGTACCTTCTGCTTCAGTATGCAATTCGTGGTGTTCATTGAGCTTATGGGAACCCTTGTGCTGCCTGCCGCAATTGCCTTCACCTTCTACGTCG TCATCGTCTCCATCGTTAATCAGCCCCCGCAGATCATTCCCTTGATCCTGCTGGGTCTCATTCTTGGTCTCCCCGCCGTGCTCATTGTCTTGACGGCGCACTCCTGGACCTACGTCTTGTGGATGTTGATTTACCTGGTATCGCTTCCCATCTGGAACTTTGTTCTTCCCACGTACGCGTTCTGGAAATTCGACGACTTCTCGTGGGGTGATACGAGAAAGACGGCGGGtgagaagacgaagaaagcCGGTCTCGAGTACGAGGGCGAGTTTGACAGCAGCAAGATCACCATGAAAAGATGGGCTGAGTTCGAGCGCGAACGCCGGACGCGCACCAACTACTGGGGTTCCAAGGagaacgtcgtcggcgggggCAACACCTGGACGATGCCCCCAAGTCATCAGTACAACGACGAGTACTACTCTGACGCATGA
- a CDS encoding Putative tetratricopeptide-like helical domain superfamily — translation MAAATASSPPVMSPTASPNHLRKHLSPERLTFGDDGGRNPVSARIRDAPASPVRVNFQADNWAQPSNANIELAQPYQAEFSTVDRPREQNVPTPPQDTYKTYDRSPGRQTLPPLKTSPSYTAEPEDLNPASSPTSNKAGHEQSHPRERHTQGSDSFSPHSSAPRVQDGNRHSRESATTTSSTTQQQASAESSATTSASSISGGLNELSEYKEDESPESSVVEGNMPGNHSVPMFQYYHHQEYPPRVSSVPQELDTRRSSSNPSLNADGTPANRHLTPTGFARRTSMPRPSSAYSAISDYTPRGRSPALMSGGSQMRTPSGTRRSPETRPASYAELLNVPYPQPAPAPISFDNNQLRSAVGNNASLLSSQKTLEMYRQNVKKTNDFSIQYSFAVFLISTAQEQGLDTSEPAPRKANSSPKNASTSTPYDLLREAKGILQKLASGGYPFAQYYLADGYASGLFSKGKEDYNQAFPLFVLAAKHGHAESAYRTALCYEFGWGCRKDPAKAVQFLRMSASKRHPGAMSRLGKACLSGDLGEKRYREGIKWMKLAAEAADSVYSAAPYQLGCLYETGYGDDIFKDEVYAAELFTAAAELGHPEANFRMGEAYEHGKLSCPRDPALSVHFYTGAAERGHAAAMMGLCAWYMVGAEPILEKDEEEAYEWSRRSAEMGYVKAQYAVGYFTEMGIGCRRDILEANVWYVKAADAGDERAKQRLAIIEAAVSGGTPMEVAPPRSGKINKKSGDDKDCIVM, via the exons ATGGCGGCTGCGacggcttcttcgccgcccgTCATGTCTCCGACTGCAAGCCCGAATCATCTTCGAAAGCACTTGTCACCCGAGCGACTGACTTTCGGCGACGATGGGGGCCGCAATCCAGTATCGGCAAGAATTCGGGATGCTCCCGCCTCCCCAGTCAGGGTGAACTTTCAAGCCGACAACTGGGCCCAGCCATCGAATGCGAACATTGAGTTGGCGCAACCCTATCAAGCAGAGTTTTCCACAGTCGATCGTCCTCGAGAACAAAACGTCCCGACCCCTCCTCAAGACACCTACAAGACCTACGATCGGTCCCCGGGACGACAGACATTGCCTCCACTCAAGACCTCCCCCTCGTACACtgccgagcccgaggaccTGAATCCTGCGAGTTCCCCCACGtccaacaaggctggccaTGAGCAATCCCACCCGCGGGAGCGCCACACACAGGGTTCGGATAGCTTCAGCCCACACAGCAGCGCACCGCGGGTGCAAGATGGCAACCGTCACAGTCGAGAgtcggccaccaccacctcgagCACTACACAACAACAAGCATCGGCAGAATCATCCGCGACAACGAGTGCAAGCTCCATTTCTGGCGGCCTCAATGAGCTATCTGAGTACAAGGAAGATGAGTCTCCCGAGAGCTCTGTCGTGGAGGGCAACATGCCGGGGAACCACTCCGTTCCCATGTTCCAAtactaccaccaccaggAGTATCCTCCCCGCGTCTCGAGCGTCCCTCAAGAACTCGATACCCGTCGATCGTCCTCTAACCCCAGCCTCAACGCCGACGGAACGCCCGCCAACCGTCACTTGACACCAACGGGGTTCGCCAGGAGGACCTCGATGCCGCGTCCGTCATCGGCATACTCTGCGATCTCGGACTATACGCCTAGAGGGCGTTCCCCAGCTCTGATGTCCGGAGGGTCCCAGATGCGCACGCCGTCCGGTACTCGAAGATCCCCGGAAACCAGGCCAGCATCATATGCCGAATTGTTGAACGTGCCATATCCACAACCGGCTCCTGCCCCCATTAGCTTCGACAACAACCAGTTACGGAGTGCAGTCGGCAACAATGCTTCGCTTCTCAGTTCTCAGAAGACCCTTGAGATGTATCGCCAGAATGTCAAGAAGACCAACGATTTCTCCATCCAGTACTCATTTGCTGTCTTCCTGATCTCCACGGCCCAAGAACAAGGCCTCGACACGAGCGAGCCAGCACCGCGCAAAGCAAACTCCAGCCCCAAGAACGCATCTACGTCGACTCCTTACGACCTCCTCCGTGAGGCCAAGGGCATTCTTCAGAAACTTGCCAGCGGTGGCTACCCCTTTGCCCAATACTATCTAGCCGATGGATATGCCTCTGGTCTGTTTAGCAAGGGAAAGGAGGATTACAACCAGGCGTTTCCTCTCTTTGTTCTCGCCGCAAAGCATGGCCACGCCGAATCCGCATACCGCACTGCGTTATGCTACGAGTTCGGATGGGGTTGTCGCAAAGATCCTGCAAAGGCCGTCCAATTCCTGCGCATGTCTGCATCGAAGCGTCATCCTGGCGCCATGTCCCGGCTCGGCAAGGCTTGTCTGTCTGGCGATTTAGGCGAGAAGCGATACCGCGAAGGTATCAAGTGGATGAAGCTTGCAGCTGAGGCGGCCGATTCCGTCTACAGCGCAGCCCCCTACCAGCTAGGGTGCTTGTACGAGACGGGATATGGCGACGACATCTTCAAGGATGAGGTCTACGCAGCCGAGCTGTTTACCGCTGCCGCAGAGCTGGGTCACCCGGAAGCCAATTTCCGCATGGGAGAGGCTTACGAACACGGCAAGCTCAGCTGTCCTCGGGATCCCGCGTTGAGTGTGCACTTTTACACTGGCGCTGCCGAGCGTGGACAtgcggcggccatgatgggTCTTTGCGCGTGGTACATGGTTGGTGCAGAGCCAATCCTGGaaaaggacgaggaggaggcttACGAATGGTCGCGCCGTTCAGCCGAAATGG GATACGTCAAGGCGCAGTACGCTGTAGGCTACTTCACAGAAATGGGTATCGGCTGCCGGCGCGATATCCTAGAGGCCAATGTATGGtacgtcaaggccgccgacgcaGGCGACGAACGTGCGAAACAGAGGCTTGCTATAATCGAGGCGGCTGTCAGCGGCGGGACGCCGATGGAAGTTGCGCCGCCTCGCAGTGGAAAGATCAACAAGAAGAGtggcgacgacaaggacTGCATAGTGATGTGA
- a CDS encoding Putative tetratricopeptide-like helical domain superfamily, with product MSDYDHFGSSEEESAEIKKLQADVDADPDNFETWEKLVRACEGLEGGLNRNSSPQALATLRDAYDRFLLKFPLLFGYWKKYADLEFNISGPESAEMVYERGCASITNSVDLWTDYCSFKMETTHVPHLVRELFERGATCVGLDFLAHPFWDKYIEYEERQEAQDKIFAILSRVIHIPMHQYARYFERFRQLSHSRPVTELVPAETLDKFRTEVEAESAQYAGVQRTELEVERDIRTKIDAMYYEYFTQTQAETNKRWTYESEMKRPYFHVTELESSQLTNWRKYLDFEESEGNFTRIVFLYERCLVTCAFYDEFWFRYARWMSAQEGKEEEVRIIYQRAATLYVPISRPGIRLQFAYFEESCGRVDIARDIHAAILTKLPDCIEVITSWAHLQRRQSGLDAAIEVFKAQIDSPQVDIFTKAALVTEWALFLWKVKGSVEEARNVFLKNVQWYADSRVFWDRWLEFELQQATSTDVEDQHGDRVKQIFDELRSKSRLSASTKKELYRIYLSYLQQRGGKDAMKQFLVIDREIFGPGSISLLNKAPAAGKENGVADTEMDDATKYRAEARYLRYYELQGEPDLEGQTTAPFN from the exons ATGTCTGATTACGACCACTTTGGGAGCTCCGAAGAGGAGAGcgccgagatcaagaagcTCCAGGCTGATGTG GATGCCGACCCCGATAACTTCGAGACCTGGGAGAAGTTGGTCCGCGCCTGCGAGGGCTTAGAGGGCGGCTTGAACCGCAACTCCAGCCCCCAGGCACTGGCCACTCTTCGCGATGCCTACGACCGCTTCCTCCTCAAGTTCCCCTTGCTCTTCGGCTACTGGAAGAAATATGCCGATCTCGAGTTCAACATTTCTGGACCCGAGTCAGCGGAAATG GTTTATGAGCGAGGATGTGCCAGCATCACCAATTCTGTCGACTTGTGGACCGATTATTGCTCCTTCAAAATGGAGACCACTCACGTCCCACACCTCGTCAGGGA GCTTTTCGAACGCGGTGCTACCTGTGTCGGTCTAGACTTCCTTGCTCACCCATTCTGGGACAAGTACATTGAGTACGAAGAGCGACAGGAGGCCCAAGACAAGATCTTTGCCATCCTGTCTCGCGTCATCCATATTCCGATGCACCAGTATGCCCGGTACTTCGAGCGCTTCCGCCAGCTTTCCCACAGCCGCCCCGTGACCGAACTAGTCCCCGCTGAGACGTTGGACAAATTCCGGACGGAGGTCGAGGCGGAGAGTGCCCAGTATGCCGGCGTTCAGCGAACAGaactcgaggtcgagcgTGATATCCGCACCAAGATCGATGCCATGTACTACGAGTACTTCACTCAGACCCAAGCCGAGACCAATAAGCGATGGACCTACGAATCCGAAATGAAGCGTCCTTACTTCCACGTTACCGAACTCGAGAGCTCGCAGCTCACCAACTGGCGCAAGTACCTCGACTTTGAAGAGTCTGAGGGCAACTTCACCCGCATCGTATTCCTTTACGAGCGGTGCTTGGTGACTTGCGCCTTTTACGACGAATTTTGGTTCCGATACGCCCGGTGGATGTCTGCGCAGGAGGGtaaggaggaagaggttaGGATCATATATCAGCGAGCTGCCACTCTGTATGTGCCCATCAGCCGTCCGGGCATCAGGCTGCAATTTGCCTACTTCGAGGAGAGCTGCGGACGTGTCGACATCGCCCGCGATATCCATGCGGCGATCCTCACAAAGCTCCCTGACTGCATCGAGGTCATCACCTCATGGGCCCATCTCCAGCGCCGCCAGAGCGGCCTGGACGCGGCTATCGAGGTGTTCAAGGCACAAATCGACTCTCCGCAGGTGGACATCTTCACCAAAGCGGCCCTTGTCACCGAATGGGCCCTCTTCCTGTGGAAGGTTAAGGGCTCGGTGGAAGAGGCTCGCAATGTGTTCCTCAAGAATGTGCAGTGGTACGCCGACAGCCGCGTCTTCTGGGACAGATGGCTTGAATTCGAATTGCAGCAGGCCACGAGCACGGACGTGGAGGACCAGCATGGGGACCGCGTCAAGCAAATCTTTGACGAACTCCGTAGCAAGAGCCGCTTGTCAGCTtcgacgaagaaggagcTGTATCGGATCTACTTGTCTTACCTTCAGCAGCGGGGTGGCAAGGACGCGATGAAGCAGTTCTTGGTCATTGACAGGGAGATTTTTGG ACCTGGCTCGATTTCTCTGTTGAATAAGGCGCCTGCCGCCGGGAAGGAGAACGGTGTTGCCGATACCGAAATGGACGATGCGACCAAGTACCGAGCCGAGGCCAGATACCTCAGGTACTACGAACTCCAGGGCGAACCCGACCTTGAGGGCCAGACGACAGCGCCTTTTAACTAG